In Oncorhynchus gorbuscha isolate QuinsamMale2020 ecotype Even-year linkage group LG03, OgorEven_v1.0, whole genome shotgun sequence, the DNA window GGGGTGCGTTCatgtttgggaaaccctgggatAGAGGTAGGGGGTGCGTTCATGTTTGGGGAACACAGAAATTATCCCTGGACTAAGAAACGGTGTGTATACAGTTATCTATGAAAGTGTTCTGGAGACCACCACCctcctccacaccactctgtcAATCCCTCCCCTTTTTCATTTGTTAGTGTGTTTAGATTATTGCCTTCAATTGAACTATATAAAAAGGCAAGTCAGACCTGAAAGGTCTTGTCTGAGAGGCTGTGTATGCAAAGTGCCTCACTTGATGGAACTTTTGTATCTCTATGAAATAATAGAATACCACACTGTTGGGTGAATATGTCTTCATTTCTGGTGTGATGTCATGGTTGTATTTGAGTTTATACAGTGTATCTTTGCTGTGATTTCTATTGGGTTACCTTGAAATGTTGTAGCACTGTATGCGTATGAGTTGACTTGTGGTTCTGGGTGGGTTTAGTATTTGCTTAATAAAGTTTGGACTGAGTGTCATACATTCGAGCCTCCTGTGGTGTTTGTGTATCTCTTTGATTCCTGGGTTCATTCTCACATTTGTAttacttgtttatttatttaacatatACATTTGAAGTACTTGGACACTGTTTTTGTTGCCACTCAATGATCTCTGCTGTgtccttgcccccccccccaacctgctctctctctctgctccctccatAGGAATGCCTGTGTTTTGTTTGCTTCTCTCTTTACAGAGTGTATTTGGCTGGAGGCAGGACCTAGTGGGTAAGAGCTGCCTATGACAACCCAGTTACGGGGAGGTCTTGGCTTCATCATAACATTATAAAATAAAAACTCCAATGCCGGGTAATAACCACcttcctatccttctctctccccctttcctccatctccccctctctcaggtGTGGTGTCAGTCAGCTTTGAGGAAGATGAAGAGGGCAACCTATGCCTCATTGCCTATCCCCTCCACAATGAACCAGAGAACCTGGAAAACAAGGACCCCTCAGCCGACTGCGAGCCCAAGAGCAAGATGATCAAATGGGGTAACAAGAAGACATCGTCCCTACTGCTGGAGAATGACAAATACAGCAAAGACCGGGCCAGACAGAGCACTAAAGAGAACAAGAGCAAAAGGTGAGCTCATACACTTACATCCATACACATACTATATATCCAAACACCAACATGCAGCAAAGATGTATGGTGAGGGGGTCTAACCTCTTTTCCCGCTCTGTGTGTAGTCATAACAGTGCGGAGGCACAGCAGCAGGCTGAGGTTCTCTGCTACAGTCTGGATCAGAAGCAAATTAAACACAACCCCTGGAGTCTGAAATGCCACCAGCAGCACCTCCAGAGGATGAAGGAGAACTCCAAACACCGCAACCAATACAAATTCATCCTGTTGGAGAACCTGACATGGCGTCACGCGGTGCCGTGCGTGCTGGACCTGAAGATGGGCACACGGCAGCATGGTGACGATGCGTCAGAGGAGAAGAAGGCCAATCAGATTCGCAAATGTCAACAGAGCACTTCCGCCTCCATCGGTGTCCGCCTTTGTGGCATGCAGGTGTACCAGTCAGACTCAGGCCAGTTGATGTTCATGAACAAGTACCATGGGCGTAAGCTGAGCCTGCCGGGCTTCAAGGAGGCCCTGTTCCAGTTCTTCCACGATGGGCAGCGTCTGCGGCACGAGCTGCTCTCCCCGGTGCTGTGGAAGCTCAGGGAGATGCAGGAAACCCTGGAGTCCTGCGAGTCTTACCGcttctactcctcctccctcctcatcatcTATGATGGGGAGCCCCCCCGCACCTGTGCCCCCACCCGACCCCGCCAccgcggaggagaggagggtgacgATGACGAGCCctcagatgaggaagaggaggaagagaaagaaggtGCATTTGGGTTCCCCCGTGGATCGCCAGCTGGCAGCAGTGCTGGTGGGAGCAGTAATGGCAGCAGTAAGGGAAGCGCTGGTCGCTCATCCCGCggtggaggaggggaggccaGCAGCCCGGTGGTGGATGTGAGGATGATAGATTTTGCCCACACGACGTGCCGCCATTACGGGGAGGACAGTGTGGTGCATGAGGGTCAGGACAGCGGCTACATCTTCGGCCTGCAGAACCTCATCACTATCATCTCCCAGCTGGAGGAGCACAGCGCCGACTAAAGACTGAGCCTCCACTCTGGAAAACTCTAATCGAACCTGGGAATAACAGCACTGAGCTGTAGCCTTGGTCTGCCCTCCTCCGCCATTGGCCTGGTCCTAATGGCCACGACACAGCCGGGggtctgacccccccccccacctactgTAGTGGAGATACAGGAAGCTCCAGGGTTGGTGATGGGGTCGGTCCCGTACCGCCCCGAACCAACACCAACAGGACTGCTTGTGCACTCGTTTGCAACTTGTCTCTGTGACTGttcttcctctttcttcctctttatTTTCTATGTAATGGAAGTGATAGTGTCTGAGACTGGTATATTAACAGGCTCAGGGACTCATGTAgcatcctgtcctcctctctgttcctcggTTAGACTGTTTTCTTTACTGTATGGTCACTCTGAGAGAGGGACCAAAAGCTGAAGTGTAGTTCTGGAGGTTGTACTTGATGCTTTTAGACTGTATGGTGATGTGAAGTGTTTGTGGATGGCGTTTGGACTGCTGTTCCCCCAACAGCACAGCACACACGAGTGGGGGTTGCTTCTGTACAGGCTGAACGAGGCTAGGCTGGTCAGTTGGCAACTCCTCACTCTCCAATGGCTGATTTTTGTATTTCTTCTAGTGTTTCTGCAGACCCCAGCAACGAACAGAATTTTGTTATACTTTTGGCCGTCTGGATTTACAAAAATAACAACGCATGGAAGGAGAATAAGATTTAGGTGAAAAAAAATGGATTTCTACCTTTTGTCAACAATAACCCCCCGTACTGTTTAATCCCTAAATCAAAGACATTTAAAGTGGGGGTTTATAAGGGTATAACATCATTACTTTGTCattttctttgtttttgtctgATTTGCTCCTCTTCATTCCTGAAATGGTGACTGAACACAATAATATATTGATAAGGACAATAAATACAAAGACTATAGACTTTATTTATTTGTCATATTTCTTCAAAATAAACAAAGAAATTTAAACAAAATGGAGCAATGATGACTACATTCCATATTACTGTTCTGATAATGACTAGTGAATGTTGTTTTTTGCAAGATACCTCTCTTGTAGACCTGTGTGTCACTAGTATGTTGGAAGAAAAATAAAGACATTTGTGGTAAAAGCACTTTTCTGTCTGTCATTGAGTGCATAGTACTTCTAGGAAAGGGATGGGTGGGGGCACAGGGTGATGGAAAATAAGAGGGGTCAGtggcaatgttccctctaattttcaggtctgctgagtgcaAACTTGAACGTTGTGAAAATTTTGTGCAATTTCCAGCacgcgtttactgtgaacactgaggctgcacccaccttaagttagttttaacagtggccaagtaggctactgtggctatttgagctTGACAATAACCTGTTTATGCACTATTGGtgactgaaaatatttttgtGTTGTTTGATTAAAGAAACCACTTCattaaataaaatgcattattattccctttccattattacagagaatcagacaaattatgataccctctgcctattggctattCAGGCTTAAATAaactgtctcaaaatacaacactgcccctttgacaaaaaaatgaaatcttgacctgacttgcttttcaatgatggctagaaatacaaatgttttgtgctcttgtaggaaacaATCACTCCCCACTTGCttactacaaatgatctatagcTGGGCTAATCTCAccaactagcaaaggatatgaacaaaatgtgcacaagTGGCTACATGAAGCTCTTGCTTTGATCTCTGAGCAAGCGCATCTACTCTCAACCAATGTTCCCTCAACGGTGCACAGTAGCCCTAAGACTGCGATGGAGCTCCATGGGACTACCTGGCAAGTCCAGAGGaaatatcagcccacagagagaagcacaagattgaacttcactcaacgtTCTAaagttttccctgttaacactatcaacgtttccattggcaattgtgatcgaatcaacgtAATACTCGCCACTTTTAATGCCAACATACCAAAAcaaaactatgcaagagattttgttgtaggcagaacaaatcggagtaggattctattacATTGACACGGAGTAGGATTCTATAACATTAACACGACTCAGCCATACTCTGCAGAGAccggcataaccaatcagagctgcagtaggcctatatgcaaacaGACCATTGCTATTATAAGCCTGCGTTGAGACAATGATTATCAATGCTTTAGCATTatgctcaccctgcactaacataaataacatgagaatatatacttctgctaagcttcccagtaaagaaatgaaaacaagcaagcatcccagaaaagtgctcAAAATAGCCCAAGTTAACAGatgtagcttaagaaacaaggttcatgataTTAATAACTTGTTAGTTACAGATGATGTTCATATTCTGACTCTCTCTGAAAATCACGTAGACAATACCTTTGGTGATACTGTGGTAGCAATACAAGGTTTTAACATTTACAAAAAATACAGAAATGCCAGTGGTGGAGttgttgctgtttatattcagaaccacattcctgtaaagattagagaggatctcatgttaaatactgttgaagtaatatagctacaggttcatctgcctcgcCTAAAGcacattctggtgggaagctactatagaccaccaagtgctaaaagTCACTATCTGGAtaacgtgtgaaatgcttgataatgtatgtgctATCAACAgggaggtatattttctgggtgatttaaaaattgactggctttcatcaagctgcccactcaagaaaaagcttcaaacattgaccagtgcctgcaacctggttcaaattatcagtcaacctaccagggaagttacaaacagcacaggaataaAATCATCAACATggattgatcacatctttactaatgctgcagaaatgttcttGAAAGCACTATCCAGATCCATCAGATGTAATGATCACAACATAGTAGTCACATCTAGGAAAAAACTAAGTTCCAAAGGCTgtgcctaaaatagtgtataagaggtcatacaagacGTTTTGTagttgatgtgttgttgatgtaaagaatatttgttggtccgtggtgtgtaaggAGGAGCAAACAGATG includes these proteins:
- the LOC124031256 gene encoding inositol hexakisphosphate kinase 2-like isoform X2, with product MYRIVTTILISTCAFDSFPTSVSERHRWGCVIRRPLAPPSETEWYSQSIGSPGSLIVGPSSLAVRCGVRMSPALEALMQADGTPPYPGKGVMLEPFVHQVGGHSCVLRFGDQTICKPLIPREHQFYKSLPPEMRKFTPQYRGVVSVSFEEDEEGNLCLIAYPLHNEPENLENKDPSADCEPKSKMIKWGNKKTSSLLLENDKYSKDRARQSTKENKSKSHNSAEAQQQAEVLCYSLDQKQIKHNPWSLKCHQQHLQRMKENSKHRNQYKFILLENLTWRHAVPCVLDLKMGTRQHGDDASEEKKANQIRKCQQSTSASIGVRLCGMQVYQSDSGQLMFMNKYHGRKLSLPGFKEALFQFFHDGQRLRHELLSPVLWKLREMQETLESCESYRFYSSSLLIIYDGEPPRTCAPTRPRHRGGEEGDDDEPSDEEEEEEKEGAFGFPRGSPAGSSAGGSSNGSSKGSAGRSSRGGGGEASSPVVDVRMIDFAHTTCRHYGEDSVVHEGQDSGYIFGLQNLITIISQLEEHSAD
- the LOC124031256 gene encoding inositol hexakisphosphate kinase 2-like isoform X1, translated to MYRIVTTILISTCAFDSFPTSVSERHRWGCVIRRPLAPPSETEWYSQSIGSPGSLIVGPSSLAVRCGVRMSPALEALMQADGTPPYPGKGVMLEPFVHQVGGHSCVLRFGDQTICKPLIPREHQFYKSLPPEMRKFTPQYRGMPVFCLLLSLQSVFGWRQDLVGVVSVSFEEDEEGNLCLIAYPLHNEPENLENKDPSADCEPKSKMIKWGNKKTSSLLLENDKYSKDRARQSTKENKSKSHNSAEAQQQAEVLCYSLDQKQIKHNPWSLKCHQQHLQRMKENSKHRNQYKFILLENLTWRHAVPCVLDLKMGTRQHGDDASEEKKANQIRKCQQSTSASIGVRLCGMQVYQSDSGQLMFMNKYHGRKLSLPGFKEALFQFFHDGQRLRHELLSPVLWKLREMQETLESCESYRFYSSSLLIIYDGEPPRTCAPTRPRHRGGEEGDDDEPSDEEEEEEKEGAFGFPRGSPAGSSAGGSSNGSSKGSAGRSSRGGGGEASSPVVDVRMIDFAHTTCRHYGEDSVVHEGQDSGYIFGLQNLITIISQLEEHSAD